One genomic window of Sporosarcina ureae includes the following:
- the purM gene encoding phosphoribosylformylglycinamidine cyclo-ligase → MSKAYEKAGVNIEAGYESVERMKSHVARTSRKGVAGAFGGFGGMFDLSALEYKEPVLISGTDGVGTKLKLAFMADRHDTIGIDCVAMCVNDIVAQGAEPLYFLDYVALGKAVPEKVEAIVKGVADGCVQSGAALIGGETAEMPGLYDEDEYDLAGFAVGACEKSKLVTGERVQEGDVLVGIASSGIHSNGYSLVRHIVFEQLGADINGTIEGYEDLGTVADALLKPTKIYAKPVLEMHQQLDVHSMGHITGGGFFENLPRMFSEEFGVEVDLDAWPVLPIFHMLKEKGGLTDRDLYSVFNMGVGFVVALPEAEAGKAIEIANAHGEEAYVIGRVTKQAGVTFNGEHDGTLS, encoded by the coding sequence ATGTCGAAGGCATATGAAAAAGCGGGAGTTAATATTGAAGCTGGCTATGAGTCAGTTGAACGCATGAAGTCTCACGTAGCACGAACATCTCGTAAAGGTGTAGCAGGTGCATTTGGTGGGTTCGGCGGAATGTTCGATCTATCTGCGCTGGAATATAAAGAACCGGTACTCATTTCTGGTACAGACGGCGTTGGCACGAAGTTGAAATTGGCTTTCATGGCGGACCGTCATGACACGATCGGAATTGACTGTGTTGCAATGTGTGTGAATGATATCGTAGCGCAAGGTGCAGAGCCTCTATATTTCCTTGATTATGTAGCGTTAGGCAAAGCAGTACCTGAAAAAGTGGAAGCAATCGTCAAAGGTGTAGCGGATGGTTGTGTACAATCAGGTGCAGCATTGATCGGTGGAGAAACGGCTGAAATGCCAGGACTTTACGATGAAGATGAATATGATTTGGCTGGCTTCGCCGTAGGAGCTTGTGAAAAAAGCAAGCTGGTTACAGGTGAGCGTGTGCAAGAAGGTGACGTACTAGTTGGAATTGCATCAAGTGGTATTCACTCGAACGGTTACTCTTTAGTACGCCATATTGTATTCGAACAATTGGGCGCAGATATTAACGGCACGATTGAAGGATATGAAGATCTTGGCACTGTAGCTGATGCATTGTTAAAGCCAACTAAGATCTACGCAAAACCGGTACTTGAAATGCATCAACAGCTTGACGTGCACTCCATGGGTCATATTACAGGCGGTGGATTTTTCGAAAACCTTCCGCGTATGTTCTCTGAAGAATTTGGAGTAGAAGTAGATCTAGACGCTTGGCCAGTACTTCCTATATTCCATATGTTGAAAGAAAAAGGCGGATTAACGGATCGTGATTTATATAGCGTATTCAACATGGGTGTTGGGTTCGTCGTAGCCTTGCCGGAAGCAGAAGCTGGAAAAGCAATCGAAATCGCTAATGCACACGGTGAAGAAGCGTATGTAATCGGACGTGTTACGAAGCAAGCAGGCGTAACATTTAACGGTGAGCATGACGGGACATTGTCATAA
- the purK gene encoding 5-(carboxyamino)imidazole ribonucleotide synthase, with product MIHPGQTIGIIGGGQLGRMMGLAAKEAGFKIAVLDPTKNSPCGQLADIEIVASYNDEEALNELSQVSDVITFEFENIDYEGLKRLTKKAYVPQGAELVRITQNRIKEKAEIQAAGAPVAPYITAETYEELVQKIDDLGFPCIVKTAFGGYDGKGQVKLEAKEQIESAKDLFTHSSCIAEAFVPFDKEISVIIQRNPAGQTYCLPIAENIHKHHILHESIVPARVEQEVLEQAENAAKKIASHLELIGTLAVEMFVLPDGKIMINELAPRPHNSGHYSIEACNISQFHQHIRAVCGWPLREPKLWGSSIMVNVLGEHVAPLQERIADYPDWSIHLYGKAEVKEKRKMGHVTIMTENIEETLQEIEQSGIWYD from the coding sequence ATGATTCACCCAGGACAGACAATCGGTATTATCGGTGGTGGGCAATTGGGACGGATGATGGGTCTTGCGGCAAAAGAAGCTGGTTTTAAGATTGCGGTACTTGATCCAACAAAGAATTCCCCTTGCGGACAGTTAGCTGATATCGAAATAGTGGCATCATATAATGATGAAGAGGCATTGAATGAATTAAGCCAAGTTAGTGATGTCATTACATTTGAATTTGAAAATATCGACTATGAAGGATTGAAACGGCTGACAAAGAAAGCTTATGTACCTCAAGGAGCTGAACTAGTCCGTATCACGCAAAATCGTATCAAAGAAAAAGCTGAAATTCAAGCGGCTGGAGCACCAGTTGCGCCTTACATAACCGCTGAAACATATGAAGAATTAGTACAGAAAATTGATGATCTTGGATTCCCTTGTATCGTGAAAACTGCTTTTGGGGGCTATGACGGTAAAGGTCAAGTAAAGCTTGAAGCGAAAGAACAAATTGAAAGTGCTAAAGATCTGTTTACACATTCTTCTTGTATAGCTGAGGCTTTCGTTCCATTTGATAAGGAAATTTCCGTTATCATTCAACGAAATCCAGCAGGACAAACATATTGCCTGCCTATTGCTGAAAATATTCATAAGCATCATATCTTGCACGAATCGATTGTACCGGCACGAGTAGAACAAGAGGTTTTGGAGCAAGCAGAAAATGCTGCAAAGAAAATCGCAAGCCATTTAGAGTTAATAGGTACACTAGCAGTTGAAATGTTCGTACTGCCTGACGGTAAAATCATGATTAATGAATTAGCGCCGCGCCCGCATAACTCTGGTCACTATTCAATAGAGGCATGTAACATCTCACAATTCCATCAACATATTCGTGCAGTCTGTGGTTGGCCGTTACGTGAGCCGAAGTTATGGGGGTCATCCATTATGGTGAATGTACTTGGAGAACATGTAGCACCGCTTCAAGAGCGTATCGCGGATTATCCAGATTGGTCCATTCATTTATACGGCAAAGCAGAAGTGAAGGAAAAACGTAAAATGGGTCATGTCACCATCATGACGGAAAACATTGAAGAAACCCTGCAAGAAATTGAGCAGTCCGGTATTTGGTACGATTAA
- a CDS encoding DUF2179 domain-containing protein — MVMILIIFAINIVYVTFMTIRIILTLKGYRYIAATVSMIETVIYVIGLGLVLDNLDQIQNLVAYALGYGIGVIIGSKIEERLALGYITVNVITSDIDKEMPAVLRRLGYGVTDSSANGLSGYRSTMQILTPRKYEVQLYKTITELDPKAFIISYEPKSIHGGFWVKSVKRGKLFK, encoded by the coding sequence ATGGTAATGATATTAATAATTTTCGCAATCAATATTGTCTATGTTACTTTTATGACAATACGAATAATCCTAACACTGAAAGGCTATCGTTATATTGCTGCAACTGTGAGTATGATAGAAACGGTAATATACGTCATCGGGCTTGGATTAGTACTTGATAATCTAGATCAAATTCAAAACTTGGTTGCTTATGCGCTTGGGTATGGCATAGGGGTTATTATTGGTTCGAAAATTGAAGAACGTTTAGCACTTGGTTATATAACGGTTAATGTGATAACGTCAGATATCGATAAGGAAATGCCTGCTGTATTACGACGACTTGGATATGGAGTTACAGACTCATCAGCTAATGGATTAAGTGGTTATCGTTCTACTATGCAGATTTTGACGCCTCGTAAATATGAAGTGCAACTGTATAAGACAATAACGGAACTAGATCCGAAAGCGTTTATTATATCGTATGAACCTAAGTCGATACACGGTGGCTTCTGGGTGAAGAGTGTGAAAAGAGGCAAGTTATTCAAATGA
- the purL gene encoding phosphoribosylformylglycinamidine synthase subunit PurL has protein sequence MSINHEPTAEQIKENRLYLQMGMTDAEYERAVEKLGRTPNYVETGLFSAMWSEHCSYKSSKSVLRRFPTEGARVLQGPGEGAGIVDIGDNQAAVFKMESHNSPSAIEPFIGAATGAGGIIRDVFSMGARPVALVNSLRFGDLTEPRDRFLFEEAVAGIASYGNAMGIPTVAGEVQFDQCYSKRPLVNAMAVGLLNHEDIQKGVAAGIGNTVIYAGATTGRDGIHGATMSSSELSIEEEAELPVMQAGDPFIEKLLMEACLELVQSDALIGIQDMGAAGLTSSAAEMASKAGYGVELNLDLVPQREENMTAYEMMLSESQERMLIVVKKGREEEVIALFTKYGITAAVIGHVTDDKMLRLLHKGEIAAEVSADLLAEDAPSYQKESKEPASFAENQAIENKEPQVTNLKETVLDLLQRPTIASKEWVYNQFDTGARTNTVLAPGASAGVIRVRGTNKGIAMTADCNSRFIYLDPEVGGKIAVAEAARNLVCSGAEPIALTDCLNFGSPDKPEVFWQLEKSADGISEACRKLNAPVIGGNVSLSNEVNGVPIYPTPTIGLVGIVHDLSQVTTPGFKQAGDAIYLIGQTETEFGGSELQQMIEGKIFGKSPAIDLDIEATRQQQLLEAIQAGMIQSADDLSEGGFAVALCEGTFGSQGLGADVTVEGSAITALFSETQSRFLVTVQADQVAAFEKKVQDAVKIGTVTDGEEIVIKDAEGTVLVEGTVEEFQTAWKGAIACLLNSED, from the coding sequence ATGTCAATTAATCACGAACCTACAGCGGAGCAAATCAAAGAAAATCGTCTATATCTCCAAATGGGTATGACGGATGCAGAATATGAGCGTGCAGTAGAAAAACTTGGACGTACTCCAAATTACGTGGAAACAGGTCTGTTTTCTGCTATGTGGTCGGAGCACTGTTCGTATAAAAGCTCAAAGTCTGTATTACGCAGATTTCCTACTGAAGGTGCACGTGTACTACAGGGACCGGGTGAAGGTGCTGGAATTGTAGACATCGGTGACAACCAAGCTGCTGTTTTTAAAATGGAATCCCATAACTCCCCTTCTGCCATTGAGCCTTTCATTGGTGCAGCAACAGGTGCTGGCGGAATCATTCGGGATGTATTCTCTATGGGTGCGCGTCCGGTAGCATTAGTAAATTCACTTCGTTTCGGAGATTTAACAGAACCTCGAGATCGATTTTTGTTTGAAGAAGCAGTTGCTGGAATTGCAAGTTATGGCAATGCAATGGGAATCCCAACAGTAGCGGGTGAAGTCCAGTTTGATCAGTGCTATTCGAAGCGTCCATTAGTTAATGCGATGGCAGTCGGATTGTTGAATCATGAAGATATTCAAAAAGGTGTTGCGGCTGGTATCGGCAACACAGTGATATACGCAGGCGCTACAACAGGCCGAGACGGAATTCACGGAGCTACCATGTCTTCTTCTGAATTGTCTATTGAAGAAGAGGCAGAACTGCCGGTAATGCAGGCAGGAGATCCATTCATTGAAAAGTTATTGATGGAAGCTTGCTTAGAACTAGTTCAATCCGATGCGTTGATCGGTATTCAAGATATGGGTGCAGCAGGTCTAACTTCTTCAGCAGCAGAAATGGCTTCAAAAGCTGGCTATGGTGTGGAATTGAACTTGGATCTTGTACCACAGCGTGAAGAGAATATGACAGCGTATGAAATGATGTTGTCTGAATCTCAAGAACGTATGTTGATTGTGGTGAAAAAGGGCCGTGAAGAAGAAGTCATTGCACTATTCACGAAGTATGGAATTACTGCAGCGGTAATTGGTCATGTAACAGATGATAAAATGCTTCGTTTGCTTCATAAAGGTGAAATCGCAGCAGAAGTTTCAGCGGATCTACTAGCTGAAGATGCACCGAGCTATCAGAAAGAATCAAAAGAACCTGCATCGTTTGCGGAAAACCAAGCGATTGAAAATAAAGAACCACAAGTAACGAACTTAAAAGAAACAGTACTCGATTTATTGCAACGTCCGACGATTGCTTCTAAAGAGTGGGTATATAATCAGTTCGATACAGGCGCAAGAACGAATACAGTTCTTGCACCAGGAGCATCCGCCGGTGTGATCCGTGTTAGAGGAACAAATAAAGGTATTGCGATGACAGCGGATTGTAACTCGCGATTCATCTACTTGGATCCGGAGGTTGGCGGTAAGATTGCGGTAGCTGAAGCTGCACGTAACCTTGTATGTTCAGGTGCTGAGCCAATCGCACTGACAGACTGTCTGAACTTTGGTAGCCCGGACAAGCCAGAAGTATTCTGGCAGTTGGAAAAGTCGGCTGACGGTATTTCAGAAGCATGTCGTAAACTGAATGCACCGGTTATTGGCGGTAACGTATCTCTTTCCAATGAAGTAAATGGTGTGCCAATTTATCCAACACCAACAATTGGTTTGGTAGGAATCGTCCATGATTTGAGCCAAGTGACAACACCTGGATTCAAACAAGCTGGAGATGCGATCTACTTGATTGGACAAACGGAAACAGAATTCGGTGGCAGTGAATTGCAACAAATGATCGAAGGAAAGATCTTCGGTAAATCACCTGCAATTGATTTGGATATAGAAGCAACTCGTCAACAACAGCTTCTTGAAGCAATACAAGCTGGAATGATTCAATCGGCTGATGATTTGTCAGAAGGCGGATTTGCAGTAGCGCTTTGTGAAGGTACATTTGGTTCACAAGGCTTAGGTGCCGATGTAACAGTGGAAGGTTCAGCAATCACTGCATTATTCAGTGAAACCCAGTCACGTTTCTTGGTTACTGTACAAGCTGATCAAGTAGCAGCATTTGAAAAGAAAGTTCAAGATGCAGTGAAAATAGGAACAGTAACAGATGGCGAAGAAATCGTCATCAAAGACGCAGAGGGAACTGTCCTAGTAGAAGGGACGGTAGAGGAATTCCAAACTGCTTGGAAAGGGGCAATTGCATGCTTGCTGAACTCAGAGGACTAA
- the purS gene encoding phosphoribosylformylglycinamidine synthase subunit PurS, with protein sequence MTKVTIYVTLRESVVDPQGIATTEALQKMGYEEVKSVRVGKMIELQLDGSEQTIEARVNEMCNDLLINKVIEDYRFEIGEVASK encoded by the coding sequence ATGACGAAAGTAACAATTTATGTAACACTACGTGAAAGTGTTGTAGATCCACAAGGTATCGCGACAACTGAAGCACTTCAAAAGATGGGCTATGAAGAAGTGAAAAGTGTACGGGTTGGGAAAATGATCGAATTACAGCTTGATGGATCAGAACAGACAATCGAAGCACGTGTGAATGAAATGTGTAACGATCTATTGATCAATAAAGTCATTGAAGATTATCGTTTCGAAATTGGGGAGGTTGCCAGCAAATGA
- the purE gene encoding 5-(carboxyamino)imidazole ribonucleotide mutase, producing MGSKSDWETMKHACDILDELGVPYEKKVVSAHRTPDFMFDYAEQAEKKGLHAIIAGAGGAAHLPGMVAAKTLVPVIGVPVQSKALNGMDSLLSIVQMPGGVPVATVSIGKAGATNAGLLAAQMLCVQDEELRNKLQQRRDEMKEISLESSGELN from the coding sequence ATGGGCAGTAAGAGCGACTGGGAAACGATGAAGCATGCATGCGACATATTGGATGAACTAGGAGTTCCTTATGAAAAAAAAGTAGTGTCAGCCCACCGTACGCCGGATTTCATGTTTGACTATGCAGAACAAGCAGAGAAAAAAGGATTACACGCTATTATCGCAGGAGCAGGCGGAGCTGCCCATCTACCAGGAATGGTTGCTGCAAAAACGCTAGTTCCTGTTATTGGTGTGCCTGTGCAATCTAAAGCATTGAATGGTATGGACTCACTGTTATCTATTGTTCAAATGCCAGGAGGCGTACCTGTAGCGACTGTGTCAATCGGTAAAGCGGGTGCTACGAACGCAGGCCTTTTAGCGGCTCAAATGCTCTGTGTACAAGATGAAGAATTACGCAATAAACTACAGCAAAGACGCGATGAAATGAAGGAAATCTCGCTGGAAAGCAGTGGTGAACTAAATTGA
- the purN gene encoding phosphoribosylglycinamide formyltransferase yields MMNKVKIAVFASGSGSNFAALVEACKAGRIPAEIVLMVTDKPDAFVNERANEQGIPIAAIRPRDYETKDAYEQAIRKALHEAQVEWLILAGYMRLIGPVLLEAFPERIINIHPSLLPSFPGKDAIGQAVAAGVKVTGVTVHLVDEGMDTGPILAQRAVDVVDGDVEQTALAIHAVEHELYTATLQNLFKK; encoded by the coding sequence ATAATGAATAAAGTAAAAATCGCAGTATTTGCTTCAGGGAGCGGCAGTAACTTTGCCGCTTTGGTAGAAGCTTGTAAAGCGGGGCGCATTCCAGCTGAAATTGTTTTGATGGTGACAGATAAACCGGATGCTTTCGTCAATGAACGTGCGAATGAACAGGGTATTCCAATTGCCGCTATTCGTCCTCGTGACTACGAAACAAAAGATGCATACGAGCAAGCAATACGTAAAGCATTACATGAAGCACAAGTAGAATGGTTAATATTAGCTGGCTATATGCGATTGATCGGTCCTGTATTATTGGAAGCATTTCCTGAACGGATCATCAATATCCATCCGTCTCTCTTGCCTTCATTCCCAGGTAAGGATGCGATCGGACAAGCAGTAGCTGCCGGCGTTAAAGTAACGGGTGTTACAGTTCATCTTGTAGATGAAGGAATGGATACGGGTCCGATTTTAGCCCAGCGCGCAGTGGACGTTGTCGATGGGGATGTCGAGCAGACTGCTTTAGCTATTCATGCCGTGGAACATGAATTATATACAGCAACATTGCAAAACTTATTTAAAAAATGA
- a CDS encoding NETI motif-containing protein gives MSKQKIWFDREEDETLDECLERIQSLGYTVVARREKPLFKQVGEEYIPIRQQTQFQAIKNS, from the coding sequence ATGAGTAAACAAAAGATCTGGTTTGATAGAGAAGAAGATGAGACGCTTGATGAATGTTTGGAAAGAATACAGAGTTTGGGATATACCGTTGTTGCTAGAAGAGAGAAACCACTATTTAAACAGGTGGGCGAAGAGTATATTCCCATTAGACAACAAACACAGTTTCAAGCTATCAAAAATAGCTAA
- the purF gene encoding amidophosphoribosyltransferase — protein sequence MLAELRGLNEECGVFGIWGHDDAAQLSYYALHALQHRGQEGAGIVVKGDSGLHAVKGEGLVNEVFSGEKLDSLEGRGAIGQVRYTTKDGRGIENVQPLVFRSTTGSLAIAHNGNLINATDLKEHLERQGSIFQSTSDTEVLAHLIKRSSGSRNHRERVKKALSILKGAFAFVLMTDEGLMVAQDPNGMRPLSLGKIGDAWVVASETCAFEIIGAEHVRSVEPGELLIINDNGLTSERFAEPADNAMCSMEYVYFSRPDSNIDGINIHAARKRCGKQLAREVQISADVVTGVPDSSISAAIGFSEQSGIPYELGLIKNRYVGRTFIQPSQTLREQGVKMKLSPVHQVVNGKRVVMVDDSIVRGTTSKRIVTMLRDAGAKEIHVVIASPPLIAPCYYGVDISSDSELLATGRTIDEMRDEIGADSLSFLSIDGMLESNGRSPEMKNCGQCLACFTGVYPTEIYSDTAMPHEKEIVR from the coding sequence ATGCTTGCTGAACTCAGAGGACTAAACGAAGAGTGCGGCGTATTTGGTATTTGGGGACATGACGATGCAGCACAACTCAGCTATTACGCATTGCACGCTCTTCAGCATCGTGGACAAGAGGGAGCCGGAATCGTCGTAAAAGGCGATAGTGGTCTCCATGCAGTCAAAGGTGAAGGTCTGGTCAATGAAGTGTTCTCAGGTGAAAAGCTAGACTCTCTTGAAGGACGAGGCGCAATTGGGCAAGTTCGCTATACGACAAAAGACGGGCGTGGTATAGAGAATGTTCAGCCACTTGTCTTTCGTTCCACAACGGGTAGCTTGGCGATTGCGCATAACGGGAATCTGATCAATGCGACAGATTTGAAAGAACATTTGGAGCGGCAAGGTAGTATCTTCCAAAGTACATCCGATACAGAAGTACTCGCTCATTTAATCAAACGTAGCAGTGGTTCACGTAATCATCGTGAACGAGTAAAAAAGGCACTGAGTATTCTAAAAGGTGCATTTGCATTCGTTTTAATGACAGATGAAGGGTTGATGGTTGCGCAAGATCCAAACGGTATGCGTCCATTATCTTTGGGGAAAATTGGCGATGCATGGGTGGTTGCATCAGAAACTTGTGCGTTTGAAATTATTGGTGCTGAACATGTCCGTTCTGTGGAACCAGGTGAATTGCTGATTATCAATGATAATGGATTGACGTCTGAGCGTTTTGCAGAACCGGCAGATAATGCGATGTGTTCTATGGAATATGTCTACTTCTCGCGCCCTGATTCAAATATCGACGGAATTAATATCCATGCTGCACGTAAACGTTGCGGTAAACAGTTGGCTCGTGAAGTGCAGATCAGTGCAGATGTCGTTACAGGAGTTCCAGATTCCAGTATATCTGCAGCCATTGGATTTTCTGAACAAAGCGGTATTCCGTATGAGTTGGGATTAATCAAAAATCGCTATGTGGGACGAACTTTTATTCAACCATCTCAAACATTGCGTGAACAAGGCGTGAAGATGAAGTTGTCACCTGTACATCAGGTCGTTAATGGTAAGCGTGTAGTGATGGTTGATGATTCGATTGTTCGCGGAACGACATCTAAACGAATAGTCACAATGCTACGCGATGCGGGCGCTAAGGAAATACATGTTGTCATTGCTTCACCACCTTTGATCGCGCCATGTTACTACGGTGTAGATATTAGTTCAGATTCAGAATTACTTGCGACAGGTCGTACTATAGATGAAATGCGTGATGAGATTGGTGCAGATTCACTCTCATTCCTATCAATTGATGGGATGTTGGAATCGAATGGCCGGTCACCTGAAATGAAAAACTGCGGACAATGCTTGGCTTGTTTCACGGGTGTGTATCCAACAGAGATTTATTCGGATACGGCAATGCCGCACGAAAAAGAAATCGTACGATAG
- the purH gene encoding bifunctional phosphoribosylaminoimidazolecarboxamide formyltransferase/IMP cyclohydrolase has translation MKKRALLSVSDKSGILEFAKELEQLGYELLSTGGTMKHLKDNGVAVTAVDEVTGFPEIMEGRVKTLNPMIHGGLLAKQDDPGHQAQMEEHGIQPIDVVCVNLYPFKETISKPDVSAEDAIENIDIGGPAMLRASAKNHAYVTVIVDATDYSAVLDELRADGKTTLETRRRLAAKVFRHTAAYDSLISGYLTDLAGEQFPEQVTYTYELKQPLRYGENPHQQAAFYSRPLGSDFSIAYAEQLHGKELSYNNIQDANAAIQIVKEFTEPAAVAVKHMNPCGVGTGATIAEAFQKAYEADATSIFGGIIALNKEVDQDTAVQLADIFLEIVIAPSFTEEALETLTKKKNIRLLTISFEQRKKDQWNTVSVEGGLLMQQPDILGFEEADIKVATDREPTEAEWNAMKLGWAVVKHVKSNAIVVTDEHMTIGVGAGQMNRVGAAKIALTQAGERAKGAALASDAFFPMDDTVEAAAKAGITAIIQPGGSVKDADSIKKANEYGITMVFTGVRHFKH, from the coding sequence TTGAAAAAACGCGCACTGTTAAGCGTATCAGATAAAAGTGGAATACTAGAATTTGCAAAAGAACTTGAACAGCTTGGATATGAATTATTATCTACTGGTGGTACGATGAAGCATTTGAAAGACAATGGTGTTGCTGTGACGGCTGTAGATGAAGTAACAGGATTCCCAGAAATCATGGAAGGCCGCGTGAAAACGTTGAACCCGATGATTCACGGTGGATTACTTGCAAAACAAGACGATCCTGGACATCAGGCACAAATGGAAGAGCACGGCATTCAGCCAATCGATGTAGTGTGTGTAAACTTATATCCATTCAAAGAAACGATTTCTAAACCAGATGTATCTGCAGAAGATGCAATCGAAAATATCGATATCGGTGGCCCAGCAATGCTTCGCGCGTCTGCAAAGAACCACGCATATGTGACAGTCATTGTGGATGCAACAGACTACAGTGCCGTACTCGACGAACTGAGAGCGGACGGCAAGACGACTCTTGAAACACGACGTCGTTTAGCAGCTAAAGTATTCCGTCATACGGCGGCTTATGATTCATTAATTTCAGGCTACTTGACAGACCTCGCTGGCGAACAATTCCCAGAACAAGTTACGTATACATACGAGTTGAAGCAACCATTGCGTTATGGAGAAAATCCTCATCAGCAAGCAGCATTCTATAGCCGCCCGCTTGGATCTGATTTCTCGATCGCCTATGCGGAACAGCTTCATGGAAAAGAATTGTCTTATAACAATATCCAAGATGCGAATGCAGCGATTCAAATCGTAAAGGAATTCACTGAGCCTGCAGCTGTGGCGGTTAAGCATATGAATCCATGTGGTGTGGGTACAGGAGCGACCATTGCAGAAGCTTTCCAAAAAGCTTACGAAGCAGATGCTACGTCTATTTTTGGTGGAATCATTGCATTGAATAAAGAAGTAGATCAGGATACGGCAGTGCAACTAGCTGATATATTCCTTGAAATCGTTATTGCTCCTTCATTTACAGAAGAAGCACTTGAGACATTAACGAAAAAGAAAAACATTCGTCTCTTGACGATTTCATTTGAACAGCGGAAAAAAGATCAGTGGAACACGGTATCTGTTGAAGGTGGATTATTAATGCAACAGCCTGATATCCTTGGTTTTGAAGAAGCTGATATCAAAGTGGCAACAGACCGAGAGCCGACTGAAGCAGAATGGAATGCGATGAAACTTGGATGGGCAGTTGTGAAACACGTGAAGTCTAATGCAATCGTCGTTACAGATGAGCATATGACAATCGGTGTAGGGGCAGGTCAGATGAACCGTGTAGGTGCTGCGAAAATCGCCTTGACACAGGCAGGCGAACGTGCAAAAGGGGCAGCGCTTGCTTCTGACGCATTTTTCCCTATGGATGATACAGTTGAAGCGGCGGCAAAAGCAGGTATTACCGCAATTATTCAACCAGGTGGTTCGGTGAAAGATGCGGATTCTATTAAAAAGGCTAATGAATACGGTATTACGATGGTATTTACAGGCGTACGTCATTTCAAACACTAA
- the purQ gene encoding phosphoribosylformylglycinamidine synthase subunit PurQ: MKFAVLVFPGLTCDLDMYHAIEETVKQDVEYVWHTEADRLDQFDAVLLPTGTSYGNYLRPGALAKSSPACKHLQTFAESGKLVLGVGNGFHILVEAGMLPGGFLRNQSLKFRSARETVRVENNNTAFTNDYTQGQMLTLPVANEFGNYYADEQTVKKLKNNNQIVFTYADGNIDGSTEAIAGITNERGNVLGMMPLPERAVEAIIGGTDGTALFQSIMNNRGEQHVN, encoded by the coding sequence ATGAAGTTCGCCGTTCTAGTATTCCCAGGACTTACTTGTGATCTTGATATGTACCATGCAATTGAGGAAACAGTAAAGCAAGATGTTGAATACGTTTGGCATACAGAAGCCGACCGACTCGATCAATTCGATGCGGTTCTATTACCGACAGGCACTTCATACGGCAACTACTTACGTCCAGGTGCATTAGCGAAAAGTTCACCTGCATGCAAACATTTACAAACATTTGCTGAATCAGGTAAATTGGTTCTTGGTGTAGGTAATGGTTTTCATATCCTAGTAGAAGCAGGTATGCTCCCGGGTGGATTCTTACGAAATCAGAGCTTGAAATTCCGTTCAGCCCGAGAAACCGTGCGAGTAGAAAATAATAATACAGCTTTCACAAATGATTATACACAAGGTCAAATGCTTACATTGCCAGTTGCTAATGAGTTTGGTAACTACTATGCGGATGAGCAGACAGTGAAAAAACTAAAAAACAATAATCAAATTGTCTTCACATATGCGGATGGAAATATAGATGGTAGCACAGAAGCTATAGCCGGTATCACAAATGAAAGAGGCAATGTTCTCGGTATGATGCCACTGCCTGAACGTGCAGTAGAAGCAATCATTGGTGGGACAGATGGAACAGCTTTATTCCAATCAATCATGAACAATCGGGGTGAACAGCATGTCAATTAA